The Streptococcus pantholopis genome has a segment encoding these proteins:
- a CDS encoding CPBP family intramembrane glutamic endopeptidase, whose translation MKIVLNSLKALGLILLSLVCNVIPLFLLRGQKELSPLMQWLLGLLYLVFVVCVIYVLWTFHKKYESDRVKQQKIKGIDLGIALLFWLGMRVVAIIGTVINQVYSGQETTANDAALQSMTSFFSGGFFFFTLLYVLLIGIIGPIIEELAYRAFPEHFLFKGHSRLLAGFVTTVVFALPHSTNLIEFLTYAGIGLLLYLAYQRRGNIKDSILVHILNNLPAAIFLLFL comes from the coding sequence ATGAAAATAGTTTTAAATAGTTTAAAAGCTCTCGGTCTGATTCTTCTGTCATTAGTCTGCAACGTCATACCGCTCTTCTTATTAAGAGGACAAAAAGAGCTTTCTCCCCTGATGCAGTGGCTGCTGGGGCTGCTTTACCTTGTCTTTGTTGTTTGTGTCATCTATGTTTTATGGACCTTTCACAAGAAATACGAAAGCGATAGGGTAAAACAGCAGAAAATAAAAGGAATCGATCTGGGCATCGCTTTATTGTTCTGGCTGGGAATGCGGGTAGTGGCTATTATAGGAACAGTTATCAATCAAGTTTATTCCGGTCAGGAAACAACAGCTAACGATGCAGCTTTGCAGAGTATGACTTCTTTTTTTAGTGGAGGCTTCTTTTTCTTTACCCTGCTTTATGTGCTTTTAATCGGCATTATCGGTCCAATTATTGAAGAGCTGGCCTACCGGGCTTTTCCTGAACATTTCTTATTTAAAGGACATAGCAGACTCCTGGCCGGCTTTGTGACGACCGTTGTCTTTGCCTTGCCGCACTCGACCAATCTCATTGAATTTCTAACCTATGCCGGAATCGGGCTGCTTTTATATTTGGCTTATCAGCGCCGGGGCAATATCAAGGATTCAATTTTGGTCCATATTTTAAACAATCTCCCTGCAGCGATTTTTTTGCTTTTTTTATGA
- a CDS encoding carbon-nitrogen family hydrolase, with amino-acid sequence MRIALVQMPVFYNNPERNFAAVSDLLEKAAKEETDVIVLPEMWNTGYALANLDEIADKDGRQTQAVLGEFAKRHAVNIVAGSVAVQKTDGFYNTTYIFDRKGDLIGEYAKAHLFGPMAEDLYLQSGNQVSQFKLDGSMASAAICYDLRFPEWIRTMMAGGSQILFVAAQWPKERIEQWEILLRARAVENQAFVVGVNRVGEDPQHHFSGHSLIIDPLGQAVLQAPDNSSGIYRASLDFSQSDSLRSQIPVFADRRPELYH; translated from the coding sequence ATGCGGATAGCTTTAGTACAGATGCCAGTCTTTTATAATAATCCTGAGCGAAATTTTGCTGCTGTTTCAGACTTGCTGGAGAAAGCAGCGAAAGAAGAGACCGATGTTATAGTGCTGCCGGAGATGTGGAATACGGGCTATGCATTGGCCAATTTAGATGAAATTGCTGATAAAGATGGCCGGCAGACACAGGCTGTTTTAGGAGAATTTGCCAAGCGGCATGCTGTTAATATTGTGGCCGGTTCGGTAGCGGTTCAAAAGACCGATGGTTTTTATAATACCACTTATATTTTTGACCGTAAGGGTGATTTAATCGGGGAGTATGCCAAAGCCCATTTATTTGGTCCGATGGCTGAAGACCTCTACTTACAGTCCGGTAATCAGGTGAGCCAGTTTAAGCTTGATGGTAGTATGGCTTCTGCCGCTATCTGCTATGATTTGCGCTTTCCTGAATGGATACGCACGATGATGGCTGGAGGCAGCCAAATTCTGTTTGTTGCAGCTCAGTGGCCTAAAGAGCGTATTGAGCAATGGGAAATACTGCTGAGAGCGCGGGCAGTGGAAAATCAGGCTTTTGTGGTTGGGGTTAATCGCGTCGGCGAAGATCCTCAGCATCATTTTTCTGGGCATTCCCTAATTATTGACCCGCTTGGGCAGGCGGTGCTGCAGGCTCCGGACAATAGCTCAGGGATATATAGGGCTAGTCTTGATTTTTCCCAGAGCGATTCTCTGCGTAGCCAGATTCCTGTTTTTGCGGACAGACGGCCGGAACTATATCATTAG